A portion of the Streptomyces erythrochromogenes genome contains these proteins:
- a CDS encoding helix-turn-helix transcriptional regulator has protein sequence MLTELGLDARAEAVYRAMLMEPGSGVTALADAVGIGEGDVREALDLLSELALVQPSADESGRLRAVSPDIGMEILMARGQAELAAQQQRLEASRAAAARLISEYSELRPTASHPGVEQLIGLDAVRDRLVALTRETKEELLAFSPDATLSESALAASRPLNRTLLERGVRMRTLYLDSVRNSRPSVEHANWLTELGGQVRTVASLPTRMLIVDRRTALIPVSDDSAAGAVVLTGHGMLVALCALFESTWAQAQPLAEVAVLGPDGLTAQQAAAVRLLAEGHTDDAIAKRLGVSSRTARRIANELMERLGARSRFEAGVRAVQEGWLPTRA, from the coding sequence ATGTTGACCGAACTGGGCCTCGACGCGAGAGCCGAGGCCGTCTACCGCGCCATGCTCATGGAACCCGGGTCGGGCGTCACCGCGCTCGCCGATGCCGTGGGGATCGGCGAGGGCGACGTGCGCGAGGCCCTGGACCTGCTGAGCGAGCTGGCCCTGGTCCAGCCGTCCGCCGACGAGAGCGGGCGGCTGCGCGCCGTCTCCCCGGACATCGGGATGGAGATCCTGATGGCCCGGGGGCAGGCCGAACTCGCCGCGCAGCAGCAGCGGCTGGAGGCGTCCCGGGCCGCCGCGGCCCGGCTGATCTCCGAGTACTCGGAGCTGCGGCCGACCGCCAGCCATCCCGGAGTGGAGCAGCTGATCGGCCTCGACGCCGTCCGCGACCGGCTGGTCGCGCTGACCCGGGAGACGAAGGAGGAGCTGCTGGCGTTCTCGCCGGACGCCACACTGAGCGAGTCCGCCCTGGCCGCCTCGCGCCCTCTGAACAGGACGCTGCTCGAACGGGGCGTCCGCATGCGCACCCTGTATCTCGACAGCGTGCGCAACAGCCGGCCCTCCGTCGAGCACGCCAACTGGCTCACGGAGCTGGGCGGGCAGGTCCGTACGGTGGCGTCGCTGCCGACGCGGATGCTCATCGTCGACCGCAGGACGGCGCTGATCCCGGTGAGCGACGACTCCGCGGCGGGCGCGGTCGTCCTGACCGGCCACGGCATGCTGGTCGCCCTCTGCGCGCTCTTCGAGTCGACGTGGGCGCAGGCGCAGCCGCTGGCGGAGGTGGCGGTCCTGGGGCCGGACGGCCTCACCGCGCAACAGGCGGCCGCCGTAAGGCTGTTGGCGGAAGGGCACACGGACGACGCGATAGCCAAGCGGCTGGGGGTCTCCTCGCGCACGGCCCGGCGCATCGCGAACGAGCTGATGGAACGCCTCGGCGCCCGCAGCCGCTTCGAGGCCGGGGTCCGTGCCGTCCAGGAGGGCTGGCTGCCCACGCGCGCCTAG